The Vespa velutina chromosome 22, iVesVel2.1, whole genome shotgun sequence genome includes a window with the following:
- the LOC124956598 gene encoding cell cycle checkpoint control protein RAD9A isoform X2 has product MKCVIPGGNVKIIAKAIHALAKIGDEMYVQPQSNSLSFRAINMANSAYADFTFFENYFSYYVFDDLEEDDALKCKISMRSAMTVFKTPNMIDKQVETCHIELKPNADFLFITLKYKNSIIKKHILPIIDSEKLQATYIKDNATNQLSAQSIILGDAIQNFQQNLIEITLEILPQKVLLRNYTDDTSNIANVTRTQLVLGRGEFDRYSVNTETTITFCMKELKAILNFAEFVKLPINMYLESAGKPAVFVLKNSTLEVNLVLSTLNTEVDSQSETTVTEKAVKPIRKRATVKRSTKRSSKSSNSTNNTSFSNTTIISKRKESSDIKIGKEVRNNDARVSSKEHNQNDIVTDANTSSTNDIFSKPNVSNNEKKLAHNIFSNILKRKSGEGCTKYLDNVAGEKNNDELENTVPKSPSPPSKKARFIFRKCFQTTFDPRMLPGHDTILVEDSDENSE; this is encoded by the exons atgaAGTGCGTCATACCTGGGGGAAATGTGAAAA TTATAGCAAAAGCCATCCATGCTCTAGCGAAGATTGGAGATGAAATGTATGTACAACCTCAATCAAATAGTTTGTCCTTTCGTGCAATTAACATGGCCAATTCTGCATACGCTGACTTTACTTTCTTTGAGAATTACTTTTCGTATTATGTATTCGACGATCTTGAGGAAGACGATGCTCTTAAGTGTAAAATTTCTATGAGg AGCGCTATGACAGTCTTCAAAACACCAAATATGATAGATAAACAAGTAGAAACCTGTCATATTGAGTTAAAGCCAAAtgcagattttctttttataactttaaaatataaaaatagcatcataaagaaacatattttGCCGATCATAGATAGTGAAAAATTACAA gCTACATATATCAAAGATAATGCGACCAATCAATTATCCGCACAGTCTATTATACTTGGAGATGCTATACAAAATTTCcaacaaaatttaattgaaatcacTCTTGAAATTCTACCACAAAAAGTTTTGCTTAGAAATTATACAGATGATACGTCta ACATAGCTAATGTAACAAGGACACAGTTGGTACTAGGTAGAGGTGAATTTGATCGATATTCAGTTAATACAGAGACAACGATTACATTTTGTATGAAAGAGTTGAAAGCAATTCTTAATTTTGCTGAATTTGTTAAATTACcaattaatatgtatttagaAAGCGCAGGAAA ACCTGCTgtgtttgtattaaaaaattcaacttTGGAAGTAAATTTGGTATTGTCTACTTTAAATACTGAGGTTGATAGCCAATCTGAGACAACTGTTACTGAAAAAGCAGTCAAGCCTATACGAAAGAGGGCTACAGTTAAAAGATCAACAAAACGATCATCTAAATCTTCGAATAGTACAAATAATAcatctttttctaatactaCAATTATATCGAAGCGAAAGGAATCAAGTGAcataaaaataggaaaagaagtGAGAAATAATGATGCTCGTGTATCATCAAAAGAACataatcaaaatgatattGTAACGGATGCGAATACATCGAGTACAAATGATATATTCTCAAAACCTAATGTatctaataatgaaaagaaattagcacataatatattttcaaacatattaaaaagaaagtctGGTGAAGGTTGTACAAAATATCTGGATAATGTCGCTGGAGAAAAGAACAATGATGAGTTAGAAAATACTGTGCCTAAATCGCCATCTCCTCCGTCTAAGAAAGCACGCTTTATCTTCAGAAAATGTTTTCAAACAACATTTGATCCACGAATGTTGCCTGGTCATGATACTATTCTAGTTGAAGATTCAGATGAAAACAGCGAATga
- the LOC124956604 gene encoding endonuclease G, mitochondrial translates to MKNVKLTLKLSTISGLSGWYIGKYFKQEKHSHVEEDNGTSIFHKIKRMPGLPIFGTVSAHENLLEPSDVESEMGSKLSGTATRVSQIMKFGFPGYDNIRSYEDFILSYDRRNRVAHWVFEHLNKERLQYNETVDRSKCEFTPDTSIHPYFRSDNSDYKGSGYDRGHLAAAGNHKLYQRHVDQTFYLSNMAPQVGVGFNRHSWNRLEKYVRKLTNVYKDVYVCTGPLYIPKRDNADGKLYVRYEVIGANHVAVPTHFYKVIVGATHDSNFEMEAYVMPNMPIDDNTPLTNFRVPPETIERAAGLLFFDKLSREKLTKINGKSIA, encoded by the exons atgaagaaTGTTAagttaacattaaaattatccACGATAAGTGGGTTAAGTGGTTGGTACATAGGCAAGTAttttaaacaagaaaaacattcTCATGTGGAGGAAGACAATGGAACGagtatttttcataaaattaaacgTATGCCTGGTTTACCAATATTTGGCACAGTATCCGCACATGAAAATCTATTAGAACCTTCAGATGTAGAATCGGAAATGGGTTCAAAATTATCTGGAACTGCAACAAGAGTATCCCag ATTATGAAATTTGGTTTTCCTGGTTATGATAACATCAGATCATATGAAGATTTTATATTGTCTTATGACAGAAGAAATCGTGTTGCTCATTGGGTATTTGAACATTTAAACAAAGAAAGATTACAATATAATGAAACTGTAGATCGTTCAAAGTGTGAATTTACGCCAGATACGAGTATACACCCTTATTTTAG atCGGATAACAGTGATTATAAAGGAAGTGGTTACGATCGTGGACATTTAGCAGCAGCTGGAAATCATAAACTATATCAAAGACATGTGGATCAaacattttatctttcaaatatGGCACCACAAGTTGGTGTTGGTTTTAATAGACACTCTTGGaatagattagaaaaatatgtgAGAAAATTAACTAATGTTTATAAAGATGTTTATGTTTGTACTGGCCCATTATATATTCCAAA aagaGATAATGCAGACGGTAAGTTATATGTGCGCTACGAAGTTATTGGTGCAAATCATGTTGCAGTACCGACACACTTTTATAAAGTAATTGTTGGAGCAACTCATGACTCAAATTTTGAAATGGAGGCTTATGTAATGCCAAATATGCCCATTGATGACAATACTCCTCTTACAAATTTTCGG gtACCGCCAGAAACTATTGAAAGAGCAGCaggtcttttattttttgataaattatctCGCGAAAAACTTACCAAAATCAATGGAAAAAGTATAGCATAA
- the LOC124956598 gene encoding cell cycle checkpoint control protein RAD9A isoform X3: MKCVIPGGNVKIIAKAIHALAKIGDEMYVQPQSNSLSFRAINMANSAYADFTFFENYFSYYVFDDLEEDDALKCKISMRATYIKDNATNQLSAQSIILGDAIQNFQQNLIEITLEILPQKVLLRNYTDDTSNIANVTRTQLVLGRGEFDRYSVNTETTITFCMKELKAILNFAEFVKLPINMYLESAGKPAVFVLKNSTLEVNLVLSTLNTEVDSQSETTVTEKAVKPIRKRATVKRSTKRSSKSSNSTNNTSFSNTTIISKRKESSDIKIGKEVRNNDARVSSKEHNQNDIVTDANTSSTNDIFSKPNVSNNEKKLAHNIFSNILKRKSGEGCTKYLDNVAGEKNNDELENTVPKSPSPPSKKARFIFRKCFQTTFDPRMLPGHDTILVEDSDENSE, translated from the exons atgaAGTGCGTCATACCTGGGGGAAATGTGAAAA TTATAGCAAAAGCCATCCATGCTCTAGCGAAGATTGGAGATGAAATGTATGTACAACCTCAATCAAATAGTTTGTCCTTTCGTGCAATTAACATGGCCAATTCTGCATACGCTGACTTTACTTTCTTTGAGAATTACTTTTCGTATTATGTATTCGACGATCTTGAGGAAGACGATGCTCTTAAGTGTAAAATTTCTATGAGg gCTACATATATCAAAGATAATGCGACCAATCAATTATCCGCACAGTCTATTATACTTGGAGATGCTATACAAAATTTCcaacaaaatttaattgaaatcacTCTTGAAATTCTACCACAAAAAGTTTTGCTTAGAAATTATACAGATGATACGTCta ACATAGCTAATGTAACAAGGACACAGTTGGTACTAGGTAGAGGTGAATTTGATCGATATTCAGTTAATACAGAGACAACGATTACATTTTGTATGAAAGAGTTGAAAGCAATTCTTAATTTTGCTGAATTTGTTAAATTACcaattaatatgtatttagaAAGCGCAGGAAA ACCTGCTgtgtttgtattaaaaaattcaacttTGGAAGTAAATTTGGTATTGTCTACTTTAAATACTGAGGTTGATAGCCAATCTGAGACAACTGTTACTGAAAAAGCAGTCAAGCCTATACGAAAGAGGGCTACAGTTAAAAGATCAACAAAACGATCATCTAAATCTTCGAATAGTACAAATAATAcatctttttctaatactaCAATTATATCGAAGCGAAAGGAATCAAGTGAcataaaaataggaaaagaagtGAGAAATAATGATGCTCGTGTATCATCAAAAGAACataatcaaaatgatattGTAACGGATGCGAATACATCGAGTACAAATGATATATTCTCAAAACCTAATGTatctaataatgaaaagaaattagcacataatatattttcaaacatattaaaaagaaagtctGGTGAAGGTTGTACAAAATATCTGGATAATGTCGCTGGAGAAAAGAACAATGATGAGTTAGAAAATACTGTGCCTAAATCGCCATCTCCTCCGTCTAAGAAAGCACGCTTTATCTTCAGAAAATGTTTTCAAACAACATTTGATCCACGAATGTTGCCTGGTCATGATACTATTCTAGTTGAAGATTCAGATGAAAACAGCGAATga
- the LOC124956598 gene encoding cell cycle checkpoint control protein RAD9A isoform X4, whose translation MTVFKTPNMIDKQVETCHIELKPNADFLFITLKYKNSIIKKHILPIIDSEKLQATYIKDNATNQLSAQSIILGDAIQNFQQNLIEITLEILPQKVLLRNYTDDTSNIANVTRTQLVLGRGEFDRYSVNTETTITFCMKELKAILNFAEFVKLPINMYLESAGKPAVFVLKNSTLEVNLVLSTLNTEVDSQSETTVTEKAVKPIRKRATVKRSTKRSSKSSNSTNNTSFSNTTIISKRKESSDIKIGKEVRNNDARVSSKEHNQNDIVTDANTSSTNDIFSKPNVSNNEKKLAHNIFSNILKRKSGEGCTKYLDNVAGEKNNDELENTVPKSPSPPSKKARFIFRKCFQTTFDPRMLPGHDTILVEDSDENSE comes from the exons ATGACAGTCTTCAAAACACCAAATATGATAGATAAACAAGTAGAAACCTGTCATATTGAGTTAAAGCCAAAtgcagattttctttttataactttaaaatataaaaatagcatcataaagaaacatattttGCCGATCATAGATAGTGAAAAATTACAA gCTACATATATCAAAGATAATGCGACCAATCAATTATCCGCACAGTCTATTATACTTGGAGATGCTATACAAAATTTCcaacaaaatttaattgaaatcacTCTTGAAATTCTACCACAAAAAGTTTTGCTTAGAAATTATACAGATGATACGTCta ACATAGCTAATGTAACAAGGACACAGTTGGTACTAGGTAGAGGTGAATTTGATCGATATTCAGTTAATACAGAGACAACGATTACATTTTGTATGAAAGAGTTGAAAGCAATTCTTAATTTTGCTGAATTTGTTAAATTACcaattaatatgtatttagaAAGCGCAGGAAA ACCTGCTgtgtttgtattaaaaaattcaacttTGGAAGTAAATTTGGTATTGTCTACTTTAAATACTGAGGTTGATAGCCAATCTGAGACAACTGTTACTGAAAAAGCAGTCAAGCCTATACGAAAGAGGGCTACAGTTAAAAGATCAACAAAACGATCATCTAAATCTTCGAATAGTACAAATAATAcatctttttctaatactaCAATTATATCGAAGCGAAAGGAATCAAGTGAcataaaaataggaaaagaagtGAGAAATAATGATGCTCGTGTATCATCAAAAGAACataatcaaaatgatattGTAACGGATGCGAATACATCGAGTACAAATGATATATTCTCAAAACCTAATGTatctaataatgaaaagaaattagcacataatatattttcaaacatattaaaaagaaagtctGGTGAAGGTTGTACAAAATATCTGGATAATGTCGCTGGAGAAAAGAACAATGATGAGTTAGAAAATACTGTGCCTAAATCGCCATCTCCTCCGTCTAAGAAAGCACGCTTTATCTTCAGAAAATGTTTTCAAACAACATTTGATCCACGAATGTTGCCTGGTCATGATACTATTCTAGTTGAAGATTCAGATGAAAACAGCGAATga
- the LOC124956598 gene encoding cell cycle checkpoint control protein RAD9A isoform X1 codes for MKCVIPGGNVKIIAKAIHALAKIGDEMYVQPQSNSLSFRAINMANSAYADFTFFENYFSYYVFDDLEEDDALKCKISMRVIYCKSSAMTVFKTPNMIDKQVETCHIELKPNADFLFITLKYKNSIIKKHILPIIDSEKLQATYIKDNATNQLSAQSIILGDAIQNFQQNLIEITLEILPQKVLLRNYTDDTSNIANVTRTQLVLGRGEFDRYSVNTETTITFCMKELKAILNFAEFVKLPINMYLESAGKPAVFVLKNSTLEVNLVLSTLNTEVDSQSETTVTEKAVKPIRKRATVKRSTKRSSKSSNSTNNTSFSNTTIISKRKESSDIKIGKEVRNNDARVSSKEHNQNDIVTDANTSSTNDIFSKPNVSNNEKKLAHNIFSNILKRKSGEGCTKYLDNVAGEKNNDELENTVPKSPSPPSKKARFIFRKCFQTTFDPRMLPGHDTILVEDSDENSE; via the exons atgaAGTGCGTCATACCTGGGGGAAATGTGAAAA TTATAGCAAAAGCCATCCATGCTCTAGCGAAGATTGGAGATGAAATGTATGTACAACCTCAATCAAATAGTTTGTCCTTTCGTGCAATTAACATGGCCAATTCTGCATACGCTGACTTTACTTTCTTTGAGAATTACTTTTCGTATTATGTATTCGACGATCTTGAGGAAGACGATGCTCTTAAGTGTAAAATTTCTATGAGggtaatatattgtaaaagt AGCGCTATGACAGTCTTCAAAACACCAAATATGATAGATAAACAAGTAGAAACCTGTCATATTGAGTTAAAGCCAAAtgcagattttctttttataactttaaaatataaaaatagcatcataaagaaacatattttGCCGATCATAGATAGTGAAAAATTACAA gCTACATATATCAAAGATAATGCGACCAATCAATTATCCGCACAGTCTATTATACTTGGAGATGCTATACAAAATTTCcaacaaaatttaattgaaatcacTCTTGAAATTCTACCACAAAAAGTTTTGCTTAGAAATTATACAGATGATACGTCta ACATAGCTAATGTAACAAGGACACAGTTGGTACTAGGTAGAGGTGAATTTGATCGATATTCAGTTAATACAGAGACAACGATTACATTTTGTATGAAAGAGTTGAAAGCAATTCTTAATTTTGCTGAATTTGTTAAATTACcaattaatatgtatttagaAAGCGCAGGAAA ACCTGCTgtgtttgtattaaaaaattcaacttTGGAAGTAAATTTGGTATTGTCTACTTTAAATACTGAGGTTGATAGCCAATCTGAGACAACTGTTACTGAAAAAGCAGTCAAGCCTATACGAAAGAGGGCTACAGTTAAAAGATCAACAAAACGATCATCTAAATCTTCGAATAGTACAAATAATAcatctttttctaatactaCAATTATATCGAAGCGAAAGGAATCAAGTGAcataaaaataggaaaagaagtGAGAAATAATGATGCTCGTGTATCATCAAAAGAACataatcaaaatgatattGTAACGGATGCGAATACATCGAGTACAAATGATATATTCTCAAAACCTAATGTatctaataatgaaaagaaattagcacataatatattttcaaacatattaaaaagaaagtctGGTGAAGGTTGTACAAAATATCTGGATAATGTCGCTGGAGAAAAGAACAATGATGAGTTAGAAAATACTGTGCCTAAATCGCCATCTCCTCCGTCTAAGAAAGCACGCTTTATCTTCAGAAAATGTTTTCAAACAACATTTGATCCACGAATGTTGCCTGGTCATGATACTATTCTAGTTGAAGATTCAGATGAAAACAGCGAATga
- the LOC124956611 gene encoding vacuolar protein sorting-associated protein 29 has protein sequence MLVLVLGDLHIPHRCSSLPSKFKKLLVPGRIQHILCTGNLCTKESYDYLKTLASDVHVVRGDFDENLNYPEQKVVTVGQFRIGLSHGHQVVPWGDPEALALIQRQLDVDILISGHTHKFEAYEHENKFYINPGSATGAYNPLDTSVIPSFVLMDIQSSTVVTYVYQLVGDDVKVERIEYKKS, from the exons ATG CTTGTTTTAGTGTTGGGAGATCTGCACATTCCACATAGGTGTAGCAGTCTTCCAagcaaatttaaaaaacttttGGTACCAGGTAGAATACAACACATATTGTGTACAGGTAATCTTTGTACAAAAGAATCatatgattatttaaagaCATTAGCCAGTGATGTACATGTAGTAAGAGGAGATTTTGACGag aatttaaattatcCAGAACAAAAAGTTGTCACAGTTGGACAATTTAGAATAGGGTTGTCACATGGTCATCAAGTTGTACCATGGGGAGATCCAGAAGCTTTAGCCTTGATACAAAGACAATTGGAtgttgatattttaatatctggCCATACTCATAAATTTGAAGCTTACgaacatgaaaataaattttacataaatccTGGATCAGCGACAGGAGCATATAATCCCTTGGATAC ATCGGTTATTCCATCTTTCGTTCTAATGGATATACAAAGTTCCACAGTTGTAACTTACGTGTATCAATTAGTTGGAGATGATGTAAAAGTAGAGAggatcgaatataaaaagagttaa